One region of Oryza sativa Japonica Group chromosome 10, ASM3414082v1 genomic DNA includes:
- the LOC9268009 gene encoding 16.6 kDa heat shock protein-like — translation MDQAAAAAASGSRSRVLSEIDPHSEWIHGDEFDTLVLDVTGFSKDHLKVQVEASGSLRISGERAVNGGGRHWLHFLKRFDLPPGAADDASAIKVQLDKGVLYVQVPGPGAPAAAGGSDGEQQQQQEGEIAGGRRRAAAARRGGHPAWQLAGALSRHRQVVLNVVIAVVLLWLVTFANKLTKNE, via the exons ATGGatcaggcagcagcagcagcagcatctggCTCTCGCTCCCGTGTCCTGTCTGAAATCGACCCCCACAGCGAATGGATTCACGGTGACGAGTTCGACACGCTCGTCCTCGACGTTACAG GGTTCAGCAAGGACCATCTCAAGGTCCAGGTGGAGGCGTCGGGGAGCCTCAGGATCAGCGGCGAGCGCGCCGtcaacggcggcggccgccattgGCTCCACTTCCTCAAGCGCTTCGACCTCcctcccggcgccgccgacgacgcgtcGGCGATCAAGGTCCAGCTCGACAAGGGCGTCCTCTACGTCCAGGTGCCCGGCCCcggcgctcccgccgccgccggcggcagcgacggcgagcagcagcagcagcaggagggagagatcgccggcggccgccgccgcgcggcggcggcgaggcgcggcggGCACCCGGCGTGGCAGCTCGCCGGGGCGCTGAGCCGGCACCGGCAGGTCGTCCTCAACGTCGTGATCGCCGTCGTCTTGCTCTGGCTCGTCACGTTCGCCAACAAACTGACCAAGAACGAGTGA
- the LOC9270558 gene encoding FH protein interacting protein FIP2 encodes MQPPILLNIGGSRYETTADTLTQRDPGSLLAAALSGAAAHGLPTTEDGAVFVDRDGELFRHVLNWLRDGAVPALADAEYRQLLREAEYYRLPGLIDCISERIEDWDDKIGRSSEAELTRKDVIKCIQADKVRFRGVNLSGLDLSKLDLSEVDFSCGCIEETKFSLANLYKAKFREVQASRSSFNYANLRECEFVGANLQESTLDRANLQSANLQDACLVKCSFIETDLRSAHLQRADLTGANLTGANLEGANLKGAKLSGSNLQGANLQRAYLREVDLRETQLTGAKLGGANLLGAIR; translated from the exons atgcAGCCGCCGATCCTCCTCAACATCG GGGGCAGCAGGTACGAGACGACGGCGGACACGCTCACGCAGCGGGATCCCGGgtcgctcctcgccgccgcgctctccggcgccgccgcccacggcctCCCCACCACC GAGGATGGGGCCGTGTTCGTGGACCGCGACGGGGAGCTGTTCCGGCACGTGCTCAACTGGCTCAGGGACGGCGCCGTCCCcgcgctcgccgacgccgaGTACCGGCAGCTGCTGCGGGAGGCGGAGTACTACCGGCTTCCT GGATTGATCGATTGCATAAGTGAAAGGATTGAGGATTGGGATGATAAGATTGGAAGATCTTCAGAGGCCGAGCTGACTCGCAAGGACGTGATCAAGTGCATCCAGGCTGATAAAGTCCGGTTCCGAGGCGTCAACCTTTCTGGCCTTGACCTGTCCAAGCTT GACTTATCGGAAGTTGATTTCAGTTGCGGGTGTATTGAGGAGACAAAATTTTCCCTTGCCAATCTTTACAAAGCTAAATTTCGG GAGGTTCAAGCTTCTCGATCTTCGTTCAATTATGCTAATTTGCGTGA GTGTGAGTTTGTAGGAGCAAATCTCCAAGAGTCTACTTTGGACAGAGCCAACCTACAAAGTGCAAACCTGCAAG ATGCATGCTTGGTAAAATGTAGCTTCATTGAAACAGATCTTCGTTCAGCACATCTGCAg AGGGCAGACCTTACAGGTGCCAATTTGACAGGAGCTAACCTTGAAGGAGCCAATCTGAAG GGAGCTAAATTGTCTGGTTCAAACTTGCAAGGTGCAAATCTTCAGCGAGCTTACCTGCGGGAAGTTGATTTACGTGAAACT CAATTAACTGGTGCTAAGCTCGGTGGTGCAAATCTGCTTGGAGCTATCAGATAG
- the LOC4348713 gene encoding SKP1-like protein 11, translated as MASTTAAAEDHKGKRPLPPEEADEAAAAPPPAAAEEEGEKLVLVSDDGVEVLASVAAARVSKTLRGMIEDECATGAIPIAGVHSDVLALLVEYCERHAPHYDPEASDRDRYPFPPFPVELPPTASSIKPVTFVDPDADPHGLKAFDKKFLDVDNSTLFEIIMAANYLNIEELLDDACTAVADKMRGKKPEEIRDIFEIENDYTPEQEAEVRRENAWAFED; from the exons ATGGCCTccacaaccgccgccgccgaggaccaCAAGGGCAAGCGCCCCCTgccgccggaggaggcggacgaGGCAGCGGCtgcgccgccccccgccgccgcggaggaggagggcgagaaGCTGGTGCTGGTGTCGGACGACGGCGTGGAGGTGCtcgcgtcggtggcggcggcgcgggtgtcGAAGACGCTCCGCGGCATGATCGAGGACGAGTGCGCCACGGGCGCCATCCCCATCGCCGGCGTCCACTCCGACgtgctcgccctcctcgtcgagTACTGCGAGAGGCACGCGCCGCACTACGACCCGGAGGCCTCCGACCGCGACCGCTACCCGTTCCCGCCCTTCCCCGTCGAGCTCCcccccaccgcctcctccatcaAGCCCGTCACCTTCGTCGACCCCGACGCCGACCCGCACGGCCTCAAGGCGTTCGACAAGAAGTTCCTCGACGTCGACAACTCCACCCTCTTCGAGATCATCATG GCTGCCAACTACCTGAACATCGAGGAGCTGCTCGACGACGCGTGCACCGCGGTGGCGGACAAGATGAGGGGGAAGAAGCCGGAGGAGATCCGCGACATCTTCGAGATCGAGAACGACTACACGCCGGAGCAGGAGGCGGAGGTCAGGAGGGAGAACGCCTGGGCCTTCGAGGACTGA
- the LOC9267719 gene encoding uncharacterized protein — MAASSSNPTPLLLPPPPPQEPAPLSPPPPLPTPKPIPTVADNFRSLLRSGEALLRFAFRGNSGQLTHRHPPPPRPPPQQQHPHHHNRPAEIMKRLQREKFADMIKHMDGHEQIDRLVALYTSSAKGFHLPELPVRVKVALDAAGALLLVDGDELEQARDRLAKARNTTGLGSRFVFESSTRGGKDTVAAELATGLGAAAAAAAGGRPLELTRLQYCAHVSDLLSMTLVPFGAQCNNFLHGSSLIQSIQSRALSGGPPSYSERHDCGAGVSIKGSRFRASIAELIFGSPGEHGGGGGGGNGDHEVPNRLTTFGKVSYETADDIKLSLSGLWQVRSPASRFSDLGALAVPLGSLKTRRAIAPPPSPPATTHPPPSPDLMVQVPAPPAPPTPMMGIGSTVAVQGSVAAAAAAATAPSSHTVAVMVDCDMYDTLRAEGWVEMETAAAATPARRRGPVARWGVCVSDCPEHELGWGVRIGGTAERNAHRPHVEGFLSFDLGKGGRVQPGLVIAMDGDKRTPALVLRSSWLM, encoded by the exons atggccgcctcctcctccaaccCCACGCCTCtgctgctgccaccgccgccgccgcaagagcccgcgcctctgtcgccgccgccgccgctgcctacGCCGAAGCCGATCCCCACCGTCGCCGACAACTTCCGCAGCCTGCTCAGGTCCGGCGAGGCGCTCCTCCGCTTCGCCTTCCGCGGCAACTCCGGCCAATTGACTCACCGgcatccgcctccgcctcggccgccgccgcagcagcagcatcccCACCACCACAACCGCCCG GCTGAGATCATGAAGCGGCTGCAGCGGGAGAAGTTCGCCGACATGATCAAGCACATGGACGGGCACGAGCAGATCGACCGCCTCGTCGCGCTGTACACGAGCAGCGCCAAGGGGTTCCACCTCCCGGAGCTCCCcgtccgggtgaaggtcgcactcgacgcggccggcgcgctgctcctcgtcgacggcgacgagctcgaGCAGGCGAGGGACAGGCTCGCCAAGGCCAGGAACACGACGGGGCTCGGCTCCAGGTTCGTGTTCGAGTCGAGCACCCGTGGCGGCAAGGACACCGTCGCCGCGGAGCTCGCCACcgggctcggggcggcggcggcggcggcggccggcgggaggccaCTGGAGCTCACCCGGCTGCAGTACTGCGCCCACGTCAGCGACCTGCTGTCGATGACCCTCGTCCCGTTTGGCGCCCAGTGCAACAACTTCTTGCACGGTTCGAGCCTGATCCAG AGTATCCAGAGCAGAGCGTTGTCCGGCGGGCCGCCGTCGTATTCGGAGCGTCATGACTGCGGCGCCGGCGTGAGCATCAAGGGATCAAGATTCAGGGCCTCCATAGCTGAGCTGATCTTTGGTTCTCCAGGcgaacatggcggcggcggcggcggcggcaatggcgatcACGAGGTGCCCAACCGGTTGACGACGTTCGGCAAGGTGAGCTACGAGACGGCCGACGACATCAAGCTCAGCTTGTCGGGGCTGTGGCAGGTCCGCTCGCCGGCGTCCCGGTTCAGCGACCTCGGCGCGCTCGCCGTGCCGCTGGGCAGCCTGAAGACGCGGAGAGCCAtcgctcctcctccgtcgccgccggcgacgacgcatcctcctccgtcgccggacCTGATGGTGCAGGTGCCGGCGCCTCCTGCTCCTCCCACCCCCATGATGGGTATAGGGTCGACGGTGGCGGTGCAGggctccgttgccgccgccgccgccgccgccacggcgccgtcgtcgcacACGGTGGCCGTCATGGTGGACTGCGACATGTACGACACCTTGAGAGCAGAAGGCTGGGTCGagatggagacggcggcggcggcgactccggcgaggcggcgcgggccGGTGGCGCGGTGGGGAGTCTGCGTGTCCGACTGCCCGGAGCACGAGCTCGGGTGGGGGGTGCGGATCGGCGGCACGGCGGAGAGGAACGCGCACCGGCCGCACGTGGAAGGGTTCCTCAGCTTCGACCTCGGCAAGGGCGGCAGGGTGCAGCCGGGCCTCGTCATCGCCATGGACGGCGACAAGCGGACGCCGGCGCTGGTGCTGAGGTCGTCGTGGCTCATGTGA
- the LOC107279061 gene encoding uncharacterized protein: MSKFEVLEVQFHFNGEFVLDESKMSYCNGDCGVSHIEKDKISIPELEGHLLDHTTFPQSVRMYWLPFGAELNSGMRLLVDDKSCLDMIHELGTATTVDIYTESVDMGGNEESGTQYADEDVFALFQDDNIMDLDHAEPIVKEQTIQNRDKFVQGDNMLCLEGPTHGQDSPNEEAAEDLEAESDGCDATGFTSDEDDEVREIRTKYKEFMSEVKKRGDIPIDNPIEVDGIQGGDIPLGNNQVLEGGDGAEYFDSDGDASYDEDSDGVFTRRKCRFPIFDSFADTPQFAVDMCFRGKDQLKDAIERYALKKKINIRYVKNEQKRIRAVCRWKGCPWLLYASHNSRSDWFQIVTYNPNHACCPELKNKRLSTRRICDRYESTIKANPSWKAREMKETVQEDMGVDVSITMIKRAKTHVMKKIMDTQTGEYSKLFDYALKLQRSNPGNSVHIALDPEEEDHVFQRFYVCFDACRRGFLEGCRRIIGLDGCFLKGPLKGELLSAIGRDANNQLYPIAWAVVEYENKDSWNWFLGHLQKDINIPVGAAGWVFITDQQKGLLSIVSTLFPFAEHRMCARHIYANWRKKHRLQEYQKRFWKIAKAPNEQLFNHYKRKLAAKTPRGWQDLEKTNPIHWSRAWFRLGSNCESVDNNMSESFNSWIIESRFKPIITMLEDIRIQVTRRIQENRSNSERWTMTVCPNIIRKFNKIRHRTQFCHVLWNGDAGFEVRDKKWRFTVDLTSKTCSCRYWQVSGIPCQHACAALFKMAQEPNNCIHECFSLERYKKTYQHVLQPVEHESAWPVSPNPKPLPPRVKKMPGRPKKNRRKDPSKPVKSGTKSSKVGTKIRCRRCGNYGHNSRTCCVKMQQEHAESYNPPATNASHSSPLQIEPAQSKQTKGKSIATSSSKSKMPEGSSFIQSGHKRRLVSFGESSQASAKSSAQASAKASAGGSASVVIETNAGTASSFAKATINVKGGHASAKIHSTSLGRGSVSAQSSSSQKNGLLNFKNKMM; the protein is encoded by the exons ATGTCTAAATTTGAGGTACTGGAAGTTCAATTTCATTTTAATGGGGAATTTGTTCTTGATGAGTCAAAGATGTCGTATTGCAATGGGGATTGTGGAGTGTCCCACATAGAGAAGGACAAGATCTCTATCCCTGAACTTGAAGGCCACCTATTGGATCACACAACTTTTCCTCAATCTGTTAGGATGTACTGGTTGCCATTTGGTGCAGAATTGAATAGTGGTATGAGGTTACTTGTAGATGACAAGTCATGTTTGGACATGATTCATGAGCTGGGAACTGCTACAACAGTAGATATATACACCGAATCAGTTGATATGGGTGGGAATGAAGAATCTGGAACACAGTATGCAGATGAGGATGTATTTGCCCTATTTCAAGATGATAATATCATGGATTTGGATCATGCAGAACCTATTGTCAAGGAACAAACTATCCAAAATAGGGACAAATTTGTTCAGGGCGATAACATGCTGTGTTTGGAAGGTCCAACCCATGGTCAGGATAGTCCGAATGAAGAAGCAGCAGAAGATTTAGAAGCAGAGAGTGATGGCTGTGATGCTACAGGTTTCACaagtgatgaagatgatgaagtTAGAGAGATAAGAACCAAATACAAAGAGTTTATGTCAGAAGTAAAGAAGAGAGGAGATATTCCAATAGACAATCCAATTGAGGTTGATGGCATACAAGGTGGAGATATTCCATTGGGTAATAATCAGGTCTTAGAAGGTGGAGATGGTGCTGAATACTTTGATTCAGATGGTGATGCATCGTACGATGAGGACAGTGATGGTGTCTTTACAAGAAGGAAGTGCAGGTTCCCAATATTTGACAGTTTCGCTGATACTCCACAGTTTGCAGTTGACATGTGCTTTAGAGGAAAGGACCAATTGAAGGATGCTATAGAGAGGTATGCTCTGAAGAAGAAGATAAATATCAGATATGTGAAGAATGAGCAGAAAAGGATTAGGGCTGTTTGTAGGTGGAAAGGTTGTCCTTGGCTTCTATATGCTTCCCATAACTCAAGGAGTGATTGGTTTCAGATTGTAACTTATAATCCCAACCATGCTTGTTGTCCTGAGCTTAAAAATAAAAGGTTATCTACAAGAAGGATATGTGATAGGTATGAGAGTACTATCAAGGCTAATCCATCTTGGAAGGCTAGAGAAATGAAGGAGACAGTACAAGAGGACATGGGAGTGGATGTGTCAATCACAATGATTAAGAGAGCAAAGACACATGTAATGAAGAAAATAATGGATACTCAGACTGGTGAGTATTCCAAGCTGTTTGACTATGCTCTGAAGTTGCAGCGTAGTAATCCTGGAAATAGTGTGCATATTGCCCTTGACCCAGAGGAAGAGGACCATGTGTTTCAGAGGTTTTATGTATGTTTTGATGCATGTAGAAGAGGATTTTTAGAAGGATGTAGGAGGATAATTGGGCTTGATGGATGTTTCCTTAAGGGGCCATTGAAAGGTGAGTTGTTATCAGCTATTGGCAGGGATGCAAATAATCAGCTTTATCCAATTGCATGGGCTGTTGTGGAATATGAGAATAAAGACTCGTGGAATTGGTTTCTTGGGCATCTTCAGAAAGACATCAACATACCTGTTGGAGCAGCAGGCTGGGTGTTTATAACAGACCAACAGAAG GGGCTGCTAAGCATAGTATCTACATTGTTTCCATTTGCTGAGCATAGGATGTGTGCACGCCACATATATGCCAACTGGAGAAAGAAACATAGGCTGCAGGAGTACCAAAAGAGGTTTTGGAAGATTGCAAAAGCACCTAATGAGCAGTTGTTTAACCATTACAAGAGAAAGCTTGCTGCAAAAACTCCTCGTGGATGGCAGGATTTGGAGAAAACAAATCCTATTCATTGGTCTCGAGCTTGGTTCAGACTTGGATCAAATTGTGAATCAGTTGACAACAACATGAGTGAATCATTCAATAGTTGGATTATAGAATCAAGGTTCAAGCCTATTATTACTATGCTGGAGGACATTAGGATCCAAGTGACTAGAAGAATCCAAGAAAATAGGAGTAACAGTGAGAGGTGGACTATGACAGTGTGTCCTAACATTATCAGGAAATTCAACAAGATTAGGCATAGGACACAGTTCTGTCATGTCTTGTGGAATGGTGATGCTGGATTTGAAGTGAGAGACAAAAAATGGAGGTTCACAGTAGACCTGACAAGCAAGACATGCTCCTGTAGGTACTGGCAAGTCTCTGGGATTCCATGCCAACATGCTTGTGCTGCCCTATTCAAAATGGCACAAGAGCCTAACAATTGCATACATGAGTGCTTCTCACTTGAGAGATATAAGAAGACATACCAACATGTACTGCAGCCAGTGGAACATGAGTCGGCTTGGCCTGTGTCTCCGAATCCCAAACCATTGCCTCCTAGAGTAAAAAAGATGCCAGGCCGACCAAAGAAAAATAGGAGAAAAGACCCTTCAAAGCCAGTGAAATCTGGAACCAAGTCATCAAAAGTTGGTACTAAAATTAGATGTCGTCGCTGTGGAAATTATGGTCACAACTCGAGGACATGCTGTGTGAAAATG CAGCAAGAACACGCTGAGTCATATAATCCTCCCGCCACCAATGCAAGTCACTCAAGCCCATTGCAAATTGAACCTGCACAGTCGAAGCAAACTAAAGGAAAATCCATAGCGACATCATCAAGTAAGAGTAAGATGCCTGAGGGTTCATCATTTATACAG TCTGGCCATAAGAGAAGACTGGTATCTTTTGGAGAGAGTTCTCAAGCATCTGCGAAGTCAAGTGCTCAAGCATCGGCGAAGGCATCTGCTGGAGGGAGTGCTTCTGTTGTCATTGAAACCAATGCTGGGACTGCTAGCTCATTTGCAAAGGCAACAATCAATGTAAAAGGTGGGCATGCCTCTGCAAAAATCCATTCAACTTCACTTGGTCGTGGATCAGTATCTGCCCAAAGCAGCTCATCACAGAAAAATGGGCTGCTGAATTTCAAGAACAAGATGATGTAG